Genomic DNA from Dermacentor variabilis isolate Ectoservices chromosome 6, ASM5094787v1, whole genome shotgun sequence:
GGACTCGGGCTACGAGGACGCCACCTCGGCTACGTCTCCTTCGCCGACGCCCGAAGGGTGTCTCGAGGTTGACTGGTGCGACGAGTTCCCCGCCGACGGTTTGGACGACTTCGTCGTCCTCGGCGTCGGTCTCAAGACGCTCATGTCCAGCCTCAGCGAAGGTGACTCGTTCAGCTGCAACCTGCTGTCCTCGTCTAGTCCCGTGTTGTCCGTTCCGCAGCCTCCTCCCCCACCGCCGCCGCCTCTGACGCGAAAGCCTAACCAGAACTGGCTACCGCAGCGGCAACGAGCGACGGGTTCCGGACGCAAGCCAAAGTCTTCCAACGTCGTCGCCGGCTGTGCGAgcgcgccgcagcagcggcggccgGGCGGTCGCGCTCCGCCGCCGACGCCCGTTGCCGCCAACGAGGAAGAAAAGCTCTTCTGCTGTTCCTACCCGGGCTGCAGCAAGGTGTACTCCAAGAGTTCGCACCTGAAGGCCCACCTGCGGCGGCACACGGGCGAGAAGCCGTTCGCGTGCCAGTGGCCCGGATGCGGCTGGCGCTTCTCGCGCTCCGACGAGCTGGCGCGTCACAAGCGCTCCCACTCGGGCATCAAGCCGTACCGCTGCCAGATCTGCGACAAGCGCTTCTCCCGGTCCGACCACCTCGCCAAGCACCTCAAGGTGCACCGGAGGGACAAGGTGAACGCGGGACCACTGACCGCCGGCCGGTCGCGGTCATCCGGCGTTGCTCGCGCCTGACCCCTCTCTCATCGCCATCGTCACCTGCCGTTAATACTCTTGGACCTGAAGTGACAGCGCGGCCGAACCGCGCGTCTACGCCGTTGTCTTCGTTGCCATTCGTGCCCAGTGCCAATCTCAGGACCCCATTACTTGCGTGGCGGATTCCCGCTGGATAGAAGACGGGTGCGCTTTGTGCTGGTGCCGTGAGACCCACGAACTTTTCTTCTTTGTGACATCCCTTGCTTTCCCATAGGGACTCGGGCCTGTCTAATAAAGCGCCGTTCATATTTTTCCCCCTCTGCACATTGGACTTGTGGCTTTGTCTTGGTCGCTGTCGCGGACGCCGCGTATCGTTCACGCGGTTTGTCGGAGTGCGCGTGCTCATTATCGGCCGTCAGTTCGGTCGTCGCGCTATCCGTGCCATTAGTCAGAGGGCCCGGAATTTTCCCTCCGCCGCTGCCCAACTTCCGCGCGGATGCCGTTGTCTAGAACGCTCTGCTGTGCGAGCGCCATGCCGCGCACTCAACCAGGATATCCGGAAGCGAAGAGTCGCATAATCACGCGCGCGGTGGCCCTGAGTGCGGTCATTGCTTGCTTTGACTCAGATTAGTCCCGGTTGCAGAAGCGCGGTTAAGTCACCGCGCATTTTCGTTCCCATCCAAGCGGCGCATGTATTTCCTTGGGCTTCTAGAAACACGTACGCCGCGATGCTCACGTCGCGCACTTCTGTGCGTTCGAATAGAAGAGAACGCGTTGCCGCAAACCGGCTCTGCGTTCAAAACATTTCGGTGTGTCGCGGTATAGTGCCTTCGTAAGCACTGTTTTCGTGCAGTTTGCGGTAATGCGCACACAGCACCCGATCGTGCTTATCTAGAGCGCTTGTTCGGTGAGACAGTAGTGCGGTGCCGACGCTTTCAGTTCTCGTTTCTTTTCAGCAATTCCAATATCGAGGCACTTTTCATGTTACATTTCAATGCGCGTTAGTGTAAGCGGCTGTCTCGAGAACAGTAACGCGATAGTTCCTACTTCAATCCGTATGGCCGGTAGTGCATGCTCGAAAGCCCGTGCTGCGGTTGATGCATTATTGTGGCTGGTTGAAGGGGGACCTCTGGTCagaatgcatatttttttttttcggtgcacgTATATTTCGTCTTCCACCCCGTAAGTATATGTGCAACGTGTATGTTAATTGTCTGGAACAAAGAAAACTATCGGCGCTTAACTGTAAATACGTGCACAATTTGTACTCTCTAATTTCGAGCATGAGTGTCTCGAACAGATCTTCTCGTGAAACCAAATTAAGAGACCTTCATTAAAAGCACAGTAAAGCTTATGTATCCCATTGCGTTGGTGATTGATTCTGTTCATTTGAAATTTACTTTTGCAGAAATTAGTTGCACCGACGACGTCAGCGGAACAGATTTTCAGTTAGATTTATTGCGACATCAGCGGCCCAACCTCGGCGACCTATTTgaggattaaaaaagaaagtggttttacgtgtcagaaccatgatctgtttatgaggcacgccgttgtgggagAATCtgaattaattttaaccacctggagttatttaacgcgcctaaatctaagcacggcAAGCGTTTctacatttcgcctccatcgaagtgAGGgtaccgcggccgggattcaacaATCGAGCTCAGCatcgcaacaccatagctactaagctaTATCGAGGCGCACTCCAGGTATGCAAACAAATTGTGCGCTCCATACGCGGAAGACATATATGGACAGTTGACACTGTATATAGCGCTTGTCGGCGTCTTCTTTCTTCCATAGACTTGCATACTATTGTTTAGGCAACTGGCACGATATgtgggcgaggaggaagcgcagcgcgcgccaccTGGTGAGGCGGAGCCCCCTAGCGAGCtgcgcacgaagcgcaccttacgcgctctctccggtgctgacgtcagagcattaTACGAGCGCGCGTAGCTGTTGCGAGCAAGTGAGCGAGCGATCAGGTGGGCGccgggagaggagaagcgagagaggagggagtgacgtcacatccgctctgataggcagatgttcagtctatgccaggcgactgttttccattaattagccggtcaAATATCACGTCACCTTCTTGTgcgtgacgtcattacttccactTTCTACATCCGGCTTTTCAGGAATTTCCCCAAAGTTGTgttcacgtggcgggtctctaaagtatACGACCCTGTGCTtcggtgtgcggtaatcagtcaTTTCTAATTAATCTTAATTATTCCAGACACCTCAGTAATTCAACTTGTCTCGAAACTTATATTCTgatatatctataatgaaacccatgaattttgtacgttatcattctttttctatttctttttctgattttgaatttcgtccccgacCGTCTCAGTAGGTGAACAGGAAGGGAAGTTCTGCGCAAGGAACAGGAGTGTCACTCGGCGTTCGTgcgactaaaagaaagaaaaagctgagtATTTCCCGAGCCTGGGCCCGCCGACGGAATTTCAATTGTGCAACGTGTACAAGTGCACGCGACCAACATAATGTTGTACTGTTTAAATGAGCGCGATAAAAACTTTGCCGACATTCGACTTTTTTCGCGCAGCCCGCGTCCCGTAAGATTTTAACCCTGCCGGTATATTTGTAGTCCCTGAAAAGGCTGTGTGTACTGTAGGTTTTGCATTTTGTCGAGAAGGAagcgctgcctctgaagccagcaatCGAACACAAGACCTACAGCTTACTGCCTCATCGCCATTGGTAGTCTACTTCCGTGGACTACAACTTCGTGTTAACATGAGCTACAGTGGGCAAGCATGTTCGATTTTAAGAAGCAACGTGCTTAAACCTAGACGTTTCTACTTGTCTTACATCCTAATCTTGAAGGTATGTTAACGGACCACGTACGGAAAGTTGTTAAAACGCGGACGATTGCAGGCGCACTGGAAAGGTTTTGCGAACCAAAAGTTAGGGGAAGCAAACCACCGCGCGTACAAAAGAACGCAAGCAGGGCGCAGGGCTTTGGATACTCAAAGACGCTTGGTTGCGCTATTTCTAAATATCCATACtggcacccttaagggtgttaaatgGGTGTCTGAATGTACACAGATTGTCGCATCCTTGAATCACTTTATATGCCAGATGTTTTATATACACCCTACAAAATTGGCGTCATCATACCCATAAGGGCGTTCGTCACCCCTGATACCTGTGTTTGCACCCGTAAGGGTGTTTAGAATAGGTTTCAAGTGTGACGAACTTATATACGACGACGAACTTATTAAATACTGGtgtatacagagtgtcccagctaactttagccagagtttaaaaatatgcgaatgcctcGTATAGTTGGACAGGACCatgcaaggtaatgttgtttgccgccgcttggacgTACTGAAATTACTTTTTCAGTCcacctaattaggtaattagttttaattaattaatcaacttctcaaatgttatagttacatgcaaagtgtcaatgagaaaattgtggagcgacacgaaaaactcgtgatacagctttctcttgttcaatacgtgctgcatacaagtgtttttccaagcgtgaaagaagcccgcgtatacacgaaaagtgcctcgagctgccagtcgcgcggcaattttgcgtgcattttcgagcttctttcacgctcggaaaagcacttgcatgtagcacgtattgaacaagagaaagctgtatcatGAGCTTTTCGTgtcgctccacaattttctcattgacacttttcatccgcTCATAATATctgataagttgattaattaattaatacgaACTATCTAATTAGGaggaatgaatatatatatatatatatatatatatatatatatatatatatatatatatatatatatatatatatatagtttcagTATCTCcgaacgacggcaaacaacactacctttgttctgtccagctacgtggcacttgcatatcttTAAACACTGGTTAAAATTAGCAGGGACACCGTGTACATATGCTggttcctttgtagcttcgtgctacatacgggtggatgtcaattttttcctttcatgcaccatcctccaccttgcggaattccgcagaactgatttgccatactGGTACGTATACGTACTCTCGACGACCGTTTCAAGATTTCTGGCGAAATGAAGCACCTTGACGACAGAAAGCTTAAAATTTAGGAATAAGTTAGCTTAGGTAACAATAATATCCCAAAACATTTTTCGCCAGTACATCTATTAGAGACACATCAAAGCTTCCACGTTGTCTTATACGACAGCGTTACAACAAATTATCAGTCGCGATGCGTCCGGTTCAATCAAGTCGTCACAATACTTTCGCTCTGGGTCAATGACGTTTCGTTACTGGCCGCACCAGCAACTCTAGAATACCCGAAACACATTGTTGGCTTGGACGGTGCAAGAGGGGCAAGCAAGCTTCCCACAAGTTTCTGTACCAACTACGATAATTACCAATGCGTGAAAGCTGTCGTGCCATGCAGTGGATAGTGTGTTCGGCTGCCACCTAAGCTCGAATAAAACTGTAGTGCACTACTTCCACGACCTGTTTACGGTTAGATCATTCGTCCTTTCATTCAATATGTACAATAATTTTCCGAGCTGAGCTAGAGAGAGGATGACGTGCCTGTGCAAAACCTATCCCACTAAGTTACGGTGCAGGTGATCCGTGTTTTGCCACTCCTGTCCTGCAGTGGCATGGAAAACACCACGCAGTGGAACTGCAGCTCAACGGAGCCCTAGATGGGGCGACATTACTGACTGTATGCGCTAAATCGATAGTCAGTTACTCTGTAGTTACGAAGAGCCATTGAATATGCACGAAGAGTAGTCCTGCTACGTATACCTTTTTTTTCACTCCACGCAGTCTGCAGCGTCTTAGAGTAAAAATATATAACTTTGACACGTTTCTTGAGTGTCCGTAAACGCCTGTGATTCAAGAGGGCATCTATTATTTCTGTCCTAGTTCCGCCGAGTATTTCCTTGCTGAAATATATTGGACTCGTAAGGTTGCTTGTATGGACACGTTAAGGGTACTCCCCTGACGACAAATACATTTATGCCCTTAACGCTGCTAAAATGCTTACGATGCAGATATGCATAAAAAAAAGTGGCTGCTCCCTCCGCCGCTGGTTATCGAAAGGTACTGACAGGGCAGGTTGCGAATTATCGAGAGATGTAGCTACGTACGGTGTTTAACGGATGCCAGCGGGCTGCCCTTCTCACGACGGGAAAATcgagagaaagaacaaaagataggagagaaaaataaaacgttTAGCAGAGGGCCGACAAATTATCAAGGTGCGTAGGTTGCATTACACTCGTTCTCGGCGTATTTGCAAAAATAACTGATCCGCAGGAGCACCCCACGGAATCACCGAAATACTTTTACAAAGGATGAAAAAACTAAAAAGAATAAACACCCCACGGGAACTCGAGCTCTGGAAAATACCGCActaaggaaaaagaaagacgtatTAGATATATATACCATGGCTTTCAAAGAAGAACCTTTTTTGCATAAGTGCGACAGTGATCTAGACTCATCGTGCGGGCAGCGCGGCTTCATCGAGAGACATACGAACATAAGCGCAATGCTACGCGGCTCAGCCGCGTATATATCAGTGGCTGAACTGGCGCCACGCGCAAGCAGGATAAGAATGAAACGCTTCAACTAGTATTCCACACGGTGGGCTTCATATCCACAATATATATTATGGAGAACGCGCAAAAATAGGAAGCCACATAAACACAAAAGCGCGCACAGACACACATTGAAAGGTATGGAGGAATATAAATATGCCAGCAAAATGATTATATCAGTAATGCCTTCAAagtaatgaaaaaataataatatttcgatCCATCCTTAAAAGTATATACGTATcgttggagatatcgtatctcccggtCCCAATCATAACGACAACTGTTGCAACAAGAACATACGGCGACTATTTCTGTTACGCCTGACTTCAGGAATGCTAGAGCATACCTagaatgaacaagaaaaaaaaagcaagaacaaaactCAGTTCGCTTCGACAAACGATCTGCGTTGGAACGCGTTGCTGGGAAATAAGCCGATAAAAAAAATATCCTTCTCAAGAAGCGCGTTTTGCGGCTCAGCCGAAACCGCGCGGTGTACAGAGCGCGCGTGACTGCAGCTGCGAGGCGCTGTCGACAGCGAAACTCGACCTTCGCCGTTAGTCACGCATGCATTGCCGTGTTTTGTCAGCGTTCTGCTGCACGGCGGATTTGTTGCTATCTTTGACGTGTGTAAACTTTAACGAGAAACTTGAAATAAAATTGACCAAGTAGGCGGGGGCGATTGCAGGGTGGGTCGATCTCTAAAAACGTTACGCTAAAGATTGAAGATGCGCCTGCGTCACACGTGCAACGATCGCTAAGCGCGCCCATGACATCTGATGAACTACGGCCAAATCTCTATGTGCGGGGGCCCCCCGTGTTTAAGTCCTTGTACGCGTTTAGGCACTTGTCATGTAGTCGTAGTTATACACGAGTCGTTGCCACTGTTGTCGTCGCTCTCGCCGAACCGCGAGGCGATCTCCAGCACATACCAGAAGGGTGCGCTTTGCGTGTCCTCCGCCCAGCAGCCGTGAACGTGAACTTCCATGTAACCTTTCAGATGGATATGTTACAATAAAAGTAAGTTATTGCGTGTCATTGTTCATTGGTCTGCGGCTGCTAAAGTGGCATCTACCTAACCACCTCCCTCAAATTGTGTGCCGGGTCACTCCGTTCCCCTGGCAAGAACCCTGTCTGCCAGGTCTTGCGGTGAAGAATTGGGGAATAAAGAACTCGCCCTGCAGAAGCCACAGTGGGAAAATGATGTGCATATATAGAGAAGAGGCGCCTCTCTGTTGCTAGGCCACACGTGGCCGGTCAGAGGATACGCAGAGCGCGCCCTTCTGGAACATACTGCAAATTTCCCTGCCGAACCAGCTCCTACTGAATGGCCCTTTATGACCACGAGTTATTTAGCTCGTGCAAGGCAAGTGCACGCGACGAGCAAGAGGGAACGATGCTGCTCTAAGTGCGTGCGGCGGAGTGCGTGACCGAGTTTGTCGTCGCAAGGTCGTGCTTCACGAGAGACGCGCTTTGCGGTTGCGTGTCGATCATTGCCTTGCGCAGGAACCTCTGGATGCTCTGGAGAAGAGCTGCAGACACGCTAGCTGCGTCGCTGGCGCTGGAAATGTCTTCAATAAAAAGCCGAATAAGGCGCGGCGCTACGCACTACTACAACCCGGGCACTGTAACATtgctggcaatgaaagtgccaACAAAGCGGCCCCTGAGGCACATGCCGTATATGTGAAAGCACCtcgataccattgtcgagaacggatgcagcgcTGCACATCAGAGGTCTTGCCCTTATTATTACTGTAAGAAAATGGAAGACACTGGAGTTCACCACCCGGCGCCTATATGACATGGACCCGCGTATGACATTGCAACCTTTACCTGGTTATAACCGAGGGGAAGAAACGCTACTGTGCCGCTTGCGAGTAGGTGTTTCTTTCAAaaacgcctactcattcctaaCTGGAATGTCGGACAGTGCCAATTGCAGcagatgtggtgtcgaagaaacgcccaaaCATATCCTctgtgactgccctacatacgaaTACGAGAGGAGTGCCCTTCAAACAGCTCTGGAGCAGTTAGACGACCGTCCTTTCACAGAGGAGAATAccttgggcccgtggcctcgcgcgtctgctatgtgcaaggccacgaaagtgctggtgcgtttcttgaaatgcaccagcctgtatgaccaccTGTGACTGACTGAGTGGTGCACGCTCGTGTAACAGTGGATACTgtgaccttctttcttccttctcctctctcGATCTCCTTTCCCGCTTCCCTGGTGCAGAGTAGCATAcagggctcagcctggttaacctccctacctatCCCTTAtgactgctctctctctctctctctctctctctgcgatctGCAGTCGTGAGAAATTAAGCACCACAATCCCCAACCCGTTACAGATGAAACGAAAATGTTCTCTGCCGAAAACAGCGGAGAAAGAAGCACATGACCCCACTCGGGCATTCACGAGACCAAAGAGTTCCCTAAGAAAGCTACTAGAGGCAATTACGGCGCCAGTGGCTATACGGAAGCTGCAAAGTGTGGCAGTTCAGTCAGCCTGGGAATGGTGAATTTACCTAAacctcgtccttctggcttcaaacggcgtTGTAACTTTGCAAGTTGATACCTTTAAATAAAAAATACGGCGTTATAAATCCATCTGTTAGCGATTGTTATGCGAGTGGGCCATAACATATTGCTTTGCTGTGTTTAGAAAATCACGATTGATGAGAAACTTGGGAAGGTAAAGCGCATTACATAATGCAGCAAAGCACCTGAAaccccaagcacgaagatcacaCAAATCCATCTACTAGTCATCATTCGCATGGTAGCAAAACAATCGCCACGTCAGAGTTTCTTCTAGCAACTTTTGTGGGGAATTCTATGCACAAACTAGCTTAGACTCGAAGCACTTCCTCGTCTCCACTGAGTCCAATACAGCGCCCCCTTACGAGTGACGAACACAAAGGGGCGTCAGTAACGTCCCTCGTTTGTTAATATTGACAAAGTGTTGCTTCGTAAACATGCCTTTACTTCAAAGCATTTGAAGGATTTAGAATGCAGAAGGCTGTACTGTAACTAAGAAGTAACTGAGCCCTCCTCAGAGCAAGTGACGCCAAACTTATATTCAATTAAGTTCTCACTATTGAATGGTGCGTGCAAACCTGAAACGCCAATTGTTTTGTCAAATGTCACAATTCACACAGCAGCATGTCCATTTGCACATGGACAAAGTTATCAGCGCCTGAAGTCCGTTCACGTAAGCAACCGCGTTCGTTTATACCTAAACTCACAGGCGAAGGCGTATCATCGTGTGGCTGTCTgttatttcaatcaatcaatcaatcaatcaatcaatcaatcaatcaatcaatcaatcaatcaatcaatcaatttatcaTTCATAACAATATAGAATACAGTGCATCATATTTATACAGTTGGGACCCCAGAAGTGAGTTGTGGAAGGGGTCCCTATAATAACTgctgtttaatatatatatatatatatatatatatatatatatatatatatatatatatatatatataacaagatCATATAGATGGGTGTATACATTTAAAGAAAGGTAGAACGTTATACAATACACAAAATGAAACTAACTGAATTGTACAGGAAGTACTGGCGCAGTAAGTTTTAAAAATAATCACTCAATGATGATGAAATTATATGTCTTTAGGACGGGTATTCCAAAGACTGGCTGCAGTATCTGTAACGGAAAATTTTCCATAATTTGTGCGTGTACGTGAAACTATTAACGTTGATAATGAGGATCGTGTTGGATGCTGTGTTACGTGTTGATGAAATTGAACTGGCGGAgtttgaatgttctttttttctttagaaatttGTGCGTAATAACTGCAATGCTGAAACGAATTTAATGTTACTATTCAACGGGGGGTTAAAATATCTAATAGAGGACAGGCA
This window encodes:
- the LOC142585816 gene encoding uncharacterized protein LOC142585816; its protein translation is MPAAAAADFAMDGGISTLAAAGTAAFSFDDLSLDELGTDLDSLFSSDSLQDDDSASTSACHQAVGTDAAMLQLPEFGIFTEPCYPLFCAEPSAAQSVWTATGHDYHQKAADFSPDSGYEDATSATSPSPTPEGCLEVDWCDEFPADGLDDFVVLGVGLKTLMSSLSEGDSFSCNLLSSSSPVLSVPQPPPPPPPPLTRKPNQNWLPQRQRATGSGRKPKSSNVVAGCASAPQQRRPGGRAPPPTPVAANEEEKLFCCSYPGCSKVYSKSSHLKAHLRRHTGEKPFACQWPGCGWRFSRSDELARHKRSHSGIKPYRCQICDKRFSRSDHLAKHLKVHRRDKVNAGPLTAGRSRSSGVARA